ATAGAATTTCGTTTCTAAAGTAATGAATGCTGTTAAGAATATTTAACCGTTACCGATTCCAATACATTGGCAACACTCTTACATTTGTCTGATGCAGTTTCTAATGCCGATAAAACCTCTTTATATTTAATGATGTTTTTAGCATCCGTTTCGTTTTCGAAAATATCGGCTACCGCTTTATCAAATACATTATCTGCTTTACTTTCTAATTTGTTGATTTTTTTACACGCATCAGCAATCGCTTTCAGGTTTTTCAAATCTTTAAGCTCTTTAATGGCAACACCAATATGCTGACATGCTTCCAGATTGATCTCTGTTAATTTACGGATTGATTTTGTAATTTTTTCAACCTGGTACAAACGCATTCTGCTTGCTGCACCGTGCATATAATCTGCCACATCATCAATTGCCGTGATCAAAGCGTGAATATCCTCCCTGTCAAAAGGAGTAATGAAGTTTCGGCTTAACTCTAAGTTTGTTTTATGCGTAATTTCTTCAATATTTGCTTCTAATTCTTCGATCTTTTTATAGTACTCTTCACGTTCATTTTTAGAAGCGTTTACTGCTTCATGAAGTGTTT
This region of Flavobacterium inviolabile genomic DNA includes:
- a CDS encoding DUF47 domain-containing protein, whose protein sequence is MSLNNIFQFLVPKDKKFFPLFEQASLNLIQLAETLHEAVNASKNEREEYYKKIEELEANIEEITHKTNLELSRNFITPFDREDIHALITAIDDVADYMHGAASRMRLYQVEKITKSIRKLTEINLEACQHIGVAIKELKDLKNLKAIADACKKINKLESKADNVFDKAVADIFENETDAKNIIKYKEVLSALETASDKCKSVANVLESVTVKYS